From Vigna angularis cultivar LongXiaoDou No.4 chromosome 11, ASM1680809v1, whole genome shotgun sequence:
TCTTCCTCGGATATGCATTTCAATAAAGGAGTGTTGTGCCCGCGGCGATAAAGGTCGTCGCCTATGCACACAAAACGTGCAATGCGTTTGGAGTCGGTCACGGTAATGTCCTCTCCTTGTTCTTGTTTCATCATAAGATCTTTGACCTTTAGGCGCCAGTCTACTCTAGGGGTCGACATGTCGATGGCGAGTGCTTCCACGACCGGATGGTCTAGCGTTATCTTAATTATTGAAGATAACTGTGCTCGCTCCTTAGAGTGAGTCAATTTAGACAAGATGTCCGCTCTTGCGTTTTGCTCCCTGGGTATATGGACAATGCTAAATTCTGTGAAGTTTTGAAGCAAGGTCTGAGTTTTGTGGAAATAGCGCAACAACTGATTATCCTTGACTTGATAAGTTCCGTTCACCTGTCCGACAACCAACTGCGAATCCATCCGACACTCTTGGCAAGTAATCTGGAGCTCGAAGGCCAGGGATAGACCAGCAATTAAGGCTTCATATTCTGCTTGATTGTTGCTGGCATGAAATTTGAACATGATGGCTTGCTCTATAATTAAGCCATCGGGTCCTTCCAGGAGAACACCGGCTCCTCCTCCCTTTTTGTCTGAGGATCCGTCGACGCTGAGGAGCCACTTTAATGTTGAATTTCCAGGTGGGGGTACTAATTCTGTGGAGAAGTCTGCCAAATGTTGGCCCTTAACGGATCCCTGTGGCTCGTAGCGGAGACCGAATTCTGACAGTTCTATCGACCATGAAACTATGCGTCCCGCTAAATCGGGTTTACGGAGTATCTTAGCAATAGGATGATCGGTGCGAACTATTACTTGATGGCTCTGGAAGTACGGTCGGAGTCGACGCGAAGCCGTAAGGAGGACCAATGCGATCTTCTCGATTTGAGAATATCTCTCTTCCGCTCCCTGAAGTGTACGGCTGATGAAATATATAAACTTGAATGATGGAACCTCCTGTATCAAGGCAGCGCTTACGGCCTGATGGGACGACGCAATGTGTAGCAGTAAGTTGGATCTAGCGTCTGGTCGAGCCATAATGGGAGGGCTGGTGAGTATATGTTTAACCTTGTCGAATGCTGCTTCGCAATCGTCATTCCAATGTTGTGTGGTGTCCTTTTTTAGACTCCTCAGAATGAGTTTGATATGTTCGGCTAGCTTCGGTATGAAGCGAGACAAGGCTGTGAGTCTACCCACCAGACGTTGTACCTCCCTCAGAGTCTTTGGAGAAATCATGTCGAGCACGGCTTTGCACTTATCTGGATTAGCTTCGATGCCTCGACTGGTAAGCATGAAACCCAAGAATTTTCCTGCTGGAACTCCGAAAGTACATTTGGAAGGGTTGAGACGCATGCCGTACCTGCTGATTTGGCCGAATACTTCTTTTATGTCATGCAGGTGTTGTTCCATAGAGTTGCTCCTGATTACCATGTCATCGACATAGACGTCCATGCATCGCCCTATCTGCTGATGGAAGACTTTGTCCATTAGACGTTGATAGGTAGCCCCTGCGTTCTTCAAACCGAATGGCATTACTTCATAACAGTAATTAGCCTGTTCAGTGATGAAGGCTGTTTTTCTCTGGTCGGGTGCGTACATGGGGATTTGGTTGTATCCCGAGTATGCGTCGAGGAAGCTGAGTATGACATGACCGGACGCTCCGTCTACCAAGCGGTCTATGCTAGGCAAAGGATATGAATCTTTGGGGCATGCTTTGTTGAGGTCGGTGAAATCGACACACATTCTCCACTGGCCGCTTGACTTTTTGACCATAACTACGTTCGACAACCATGTAGTGTAAGTTAACTCCTTGATGAACTGGGCGTTCATCAACTTTTCCACCTCGACCTGGATGGCTTTACGCTTCTCTTCCCCGAACCGTCGTTTCTTTTGTGCGACGGGTCGTGCCTCTCGGAAAATGGACAACTTGTGTGCCATGACTCCAGGATGGATTCCTGGCATATCAGCAGCTGTCCAAGCGAACAAGTCTGCGTTCTCTCGTAATATACGTCCCAGATCTTGTTCATCGTTAAAGTCCAGATTCCCACCAATGGTCGTAATTTTATTTGGGTCCTTCGTTAACGGAAGGAGTTTGACATCGCCCTGAGGATGGAGACGGTCCTCTATATTGGTTCGCGGGTCTAATTCGATGGCCGCTATATCAGCCCTTCTCGACTTTCTCATGGGTACAAGAGGGGAGAGTTTCAATCCCGCAACATAACATTGTCGAGCTGTTCGTTGATCTGCCTTTACAGTGCAAATGGTGCCGCGCTCCGTAGGAAACTTCATGGCTAGGTGAGGGGTCGACACGATTGCCCCAAAGGCATTTAGACAGGGTCGTCCTATCAAAGCGTTGTATGAAGTATTGACATCGACCAGTAAGAATCGGATTCTGAGTTCTGGTGCCTCTCGAGTTATTCCGAGTCGTGTTCGTAGGTCGAGATATCCTCGGGTGTCCACTCTTTCTCCTGAGAAACCTACAATTTGTTCATTAAAAGGGGCGATGAGGTCTTCGGATAGGTCCATCTTTTTAAAGGTTGACCAAAACAGGATATTGACTGAACTTCCTTGATCAATTAGAACCTTGCTGACATCGTATCGAGCTATGTTGACGGTGATAACCATGGGGTCATCATGATCAGGGTCGGGTGCATGGAAGTCTGCGTTGGTGAACGTAATATCAGGGATCGACCGGGGTTGTCGGTCGACCATGTGTACTGATTTTAGATTCCTCAAACTGCGTTTCCTGGCTGAAGAGGATGCTCCCCCCGGCGAAACCACCAGATATGGTGTCGATCCGACCTCGGACTGAACGTTCCCGTTCTACCCGTCGAGGCGAACTACGTGATCTCCTGTGGCGTCGCTCGACTCTGGGAGGCGATCGCTCGGGGCCTTGTCGAAAAGGACCTTTTCGAGGGGAAGCGGTGGCTCTGGTGAAGATTCTGTCTTTAACGTAATTTTGGAGGTATCCTGCTCGGAAAGCCGTTCCAGTTCGTCCTTCACCATATTGCATTCCTCAGTGTCGTGCCCATGATTCACGTGGAATAGGCAGGCTTTACTATTATCTGCGTTTTTTGGGGTAGCCTTTCGTCGTACGGTTAAGAGTTCGGCATATAATGCCTCTTCGAGCACCTTCGCCCTTGGTGCGTTAAGGGTGGTGTAATGATCATATTTTGATATCCATCCCAGTTCTTTTCGAGGTGCTCGATCCGGTTTATAATCGTTGATGGGACGTTTGAATGACTTCTTGACGTCATGGTTGGAGGTATCTTGTTGCTGCTTCTTCTGCGAATTCCGGAGATCTTCAATGCGAATGAACTTCGCAATGGTGGATTGCAGTTCTTCCAAAGATGCGGGAGGGTCAGCATATAGTTGTTCTGCAAAATGTCCCGGCTTTAAACACGAAGGTAGATTGCTGATAATGAAGGTGTGATTGATATTTTTCACTCGTCGGGCAGTTTCATTGTATCGTTGCATGAACGCCCTCAACGTCTCGTCCTTCTCCTGCTTGGTATTCACAAGCTCAGCAGCAGTCATCTCCGGTTTTTTATTGGTTGCATACTGTTTTCGGAACAGAGTATCAATTGTTGCAAAACAATCTATTGAATTTCGTGGAAGAGTGTGGAACCACTCTAAGGCATCATCCTTAAGAGATAAGGAGAAAGCTCTGCAAATGACGGGATCTTTATCGGTGTAAAACGCCATGGAGTCTATAAAGTTACGCATATGATTATCGGGATCGGCGGAACCATCATAACGATCTAGCACCGGTGGAGGTTTATCTGGCATGTGTGCTTGCATGATGGTATCTGTGAATGGGAGCAGATTGGTGATACGTGCAGAGGAGGGCCCCCTTTTTCCCCCAGCTAAGGGATCAGATGGCCCTCCATGATGGCTCCCTTCATTATTGTCATGCCGGTTAGAGGCTGACAATTCTGGCGGTGGTTGTTGGGCCCTCAGTGCTGCCAACTCTTCTGTCTGCTTGCGTTGGATTTCATGTTGCTCCCTTATAGTTTGTGCTTGTGCCTCGATCTGTGTCTGCAGTTGTTGGATCAACTCGCGAGTGCTGAGATCGTCCATAGTTCCGGTGGTCGTAGTTGGGCTTTCCAATCTCATTCCCCACAGacggcgccaaaatgtttcggtatgAGGTATGGGGACCAAGATATCAACCTAACAATTCTGGATTCTTTCTTTTGATGGGACCATCTCCGTGCTATCTTGCCTTTGACGTTGTTGATCCTCCGAGGAAAGGGGCTGGGCACCTgaaaaaggcactccgacgctcaagttagatcAGAACTCTCTCTGTCTATGTATTTCTTAGTTAAAAAATGAATGGAATCCCAAAAACTCCTTACCTCCCTCCCTTTTTACCCATTACCTGGATCTATTGGAAGTGGACCGTAAGTGAGTGGTGGGTCCCTCCACTTCTAGTGCTTGCCGTTACTTCTTACCTGGATCTAATGGAAGTGGGCAGCAAACGTGAGTGGTAGGTCCCTCCACCTCTAGTGCTTTAGCCATTATTAGGACCTTTATCATTGCCTGGATCAGTTTATTTCCCTGATTCGCGGTCTTTGATTAAGACAGTGTCTTTTTGTTCGTATCTGCAAAACCGCTTGACCTTTGTGTGAGAATTTTGTGTCGCGACATCAGACCATAAATGGTCTATCGCCAAGTGATCGACATCTAATCGTGAACAGTTGATCCTCAGTGGTCGACATCAAACGGTCGATCGTTTAGTAATTGTCTATCATCAGATGATCGACATATACATACGAATGTCAGTGGAAGTCGATAGTTGCCAAGTGCTCGACGTTGAATCGTAAACGATCGACCATCAATGGTCGACATACCAGTGCTCGACATCAGTTCAGATGTCAATCGGTCGACATACCAGTGCTCGACATCAGTTCAGATGTCCATCGATCGACATACCAGTGCTCGACATACAAATGGTCGATCGTCTAATGATCGACATCCGTTCAGATGTGTGTTGTGTGGATGTCAAGTATCCTATGGTACAGAAgtgtttataataaaattttcccAGTAACGAATGCTATAGAGCCAATCCATGTTACCTCAGaacaatatttttgttttcccaTTTCGAAGATAGCCGATACTTAAAATGGAGGGTGCTTCTGTTCATTCacgttaaaaataaaaaatggcaAAGTTTAGAAATTTCACATTAGATATGCTCATAGTATTCGTAATTTTGTGAGAAAACTTTGCTCATTTTGTAAGTgctattatattacttttatattggTACCATAGTATTTGGCAATACACTTCCACTACAAATTGGAAAACTTATCTTATGTAGATAGTGGTACCACTGCACGAGCTTACAAAACTATACATTTTTCTACACAAGAAATGTTCTGTTCTTCTTCAACTTTTTAACCTTTATTAAAAGTAAACTTCCTTTCCGGATGAAGCAAACTATTTTCTCTAAACAATCTATAAATAGTCTCACTCTCCTAAATTTTATAGGCAAAACATTTATCATCATAAATTTTCTTGATAGCTCATTGATAAAATGTCTTCCTCAAAGCTCTATACTACTCTTGTCTTAGTTTCTTTAAGCCTATTTTTCCACCAAACATCATTTGGAGACCCTCTTTTCTATTTCTGTTCAAAGTCTGGGAACTTCACGGCTAATAGTCCCTATGAAACACAGTTGAAAACACTCGTCATCAAGCTGATTTACAAGACCTATTCAACAGGGTTTGCAATGAGCTCAGTGGGCTATAACGTAAACTCAAAGCCATACGGACTTGCTCTTTGTCGTGGCGATGTGTCATCCTCAGAATGCAAAACTTGTGTCGACGATGCAACCGAAGCGATCCTTAGTCGTTGTCCATACAACAAAGGTGGCATCATATGGTACGACAACTGCATGTTCAAGTACTCAGACACCGAATTTTTTGGTACCATTGATAAcacaaacatattttatatgtgGAACATGAACCCCGTGACGGATCCAACAACATTTAACTTAAAGACAATAGAATTTCTTAGCGAAATTTCTAAGAAAGCTTGGGTGAACAATCCTAAGTTGTATGCAAGTGGAGAGCAAAAGCTTGAGAACTCAGACACACTCTATGGGATGGCTCAGTGCACCAGAGACCTATCTAGCTATGACTGCAAGAACTGTCTTGCTGATGCAATTAACGACTTTCCGTATTGTTGTGCTGGACAAAAGGGAGCCAGACTTGTAGGTGGGAGCTGTAACTTCAGATATGAGTTATACCCCTTTctcaaacaataacaaaatttataaattaccAAATAATTCacaatcattaataattttgagTTGAGTTTTTATTGacataaattcataatattgataaaaaatatttttagaactaCAAAACgaatttgataattaaaaataaacaaaatatgattaaataggATTTGACTGTGAACTACAACAATATCACGTGACTTGTTTCATTAAATTCACACATacaaaaatctctttttttaaaaagatagcAAAACAATGtccaattataaattttaaaatattcataatcattaataattgaattgagtttttattaacataaattcgcaataatgataaaaaatatttttaaaaatataaattgaatttgataattaaaaataaacaaaatatgattaaaaacatGACCTAATATATACaagattaatataaaaactaaaatgataaaGACTCtgacttttgtttattttttataataaaataaattaaaattacgtAAAATATCATGTAGATATGTTTACtgtaactattttatatttatcaactcattcaaaaaataatttatcaatttttttaattaattcaataaagtaataacattttacattttatttaatacattcttaataaacatttattaaaaaaagtaagaaaaaattcattaaaattcataaaataaaattagtttctatacaattaaaaataaaaatgttattagaTAATATTCACTAATTAACTTTTGTTTATGAAAAacaatgagtttttattttgtagttCTCTCTCATAGAAgtgtttataataaaatattccaaAATAAGGAATGTTATACAGAACCAATCCTTGTTACCTCagaataatatttgttttcccATTTTGAAGATAGCCAATGCTTAAATTTGGAGGGTGTTTCTGTTGCAttcacttaaaaattaaaaatggcAAAGTTTAGAAATTTCACATTAGATATGCTCATAATCTTCGTAATTATGTGAGGAAACCATTTCGCTCATTTTGTAAGTgctattatatatattacttttatagtGGTACCATAGTATTTGTCAATACATTTCCACTACAAATTGGAAAACTTATCTTATGTAGATAGTGGTACCATTGTATGTTTTTCTACACAGTAAATGTTCTAAGATTAGGTTTTCAGAtctccttcttcttcaactttttaacctttaaataatataaaatgaacaaTTAGTGTCTGCGCAGTGACGGAAACCATtgtatgtattaaaataatttttatatattttttaaaataaaaagtagggttaaatatgtttttagtcccaaACTATTgaccgtttctggttttcgtccctctttcaaagtaaggtacaatttggtcctcattcttttcgaaacgttcgttttagtcatCGAAAACTAAACACTGTTTaaaaatttggtcctcatttagcaacaaatgaggactaaaacgaacgtttcgaaaagaatgaggaccaaattgtatcttactttgaaagagggacgaaaaccaaaaacgaccaatagtttagggactaaaaacatatttaaccctaaaaagtaataaaaataataataaatagatataaaaaattgtatgtattaaaataatttttttattttcttttttggaagTTTAGCTAtctgaaaggaaaaatagggGACTAGCACTGCCACCCCCATAGTTATAGGTTTTGTTACGTCAATTGGGTTGTATAATATGCCGAATCTGGAATGGGCTTTAGCTATAGAATTTAAATGGAAGTTGCACattcatacatatattaattgaaatgtTTGGTATTAGCAATTTTTAATCACATGGGGCCACCTTAACATTTAATTCATTTGAAATGCTTTATGTACACTGTTACTTCACATACATGAATATAACTTGGAGGGTGCATATTAAATGTATTCAACTTGTGATCCCATTTGTATTGAAATACACATTCATAAGCATTGATGACAGTAATAGTTTGTAGTGAATTAATATTAGTTATCTAGTTAATTGCTTTTATGCTCGTTAATTAGATTATTCTAGACAGAAAttaagtatattatattttgtataaaataaatattaaatatgaactGCCATTCACATTTGGTtttcgatatatatatatatatatatatatatatatatatatatatatatatatatatatataataattttttagaattacGTGGTTTTTAATGCTATGTGGTGTCTTTATTTTGAGAAAGGGATTGATGTATCTGTATAAACAAAGGCATTGATGTTCTGTATGTGCAAAGAGATTGATGTCCTTTATATGACAGATGCAAAGTCCCGTAGTTTTTCAGTACACTAACGTCGTCTtcttttgagtgaatttgagaagatttgaagataaatctttttgtcgtttatttgagtgaatttgaaggtaaatgagaatgaatttggaaataaaatttgtgagaattagtatagaattgtattgacgtgacaaattaaaaaaatttattttcaaattcacttttatttacctcaaaatttactcaaataaacgacaaaaaaattttattttcaaatcctctcaaatttcCTCAAATCCACTTTTTCAAATCCACTTAAAAGAATAAggcttaaattttttttaaaatagagtaACATATTTATATTCGGGTTATcagtaaatattaaattacattatatatttagTTACTTTTTATTAAGTGAAATTTCTTAGTATTACCAAGATAGATTCTTCTTTGAAGAACTTTTGTATAATATGTGGAATTATGtgtttgtaataataatattttatattagttaaaaaatgttGAAGTGGTGTTTAGAACAATAACTACTACTAAGAGCAACTTCTCTACTTCCTTCCTGCACCTTCAAAAAGAGTACTTTATCGTGCACCTTCGAAAGTTCATTCTacacttttaaaatatcaaaaatatttttctcgagatttgaaattgaaagtCGATTAAGAAATTTTCTTTACTGTGTTCGAATTATGATTaagaaattttcttaaaaagttaaGGTTTTTTCtgcttttgttttaatttattaataataataataaaatattaaaaatacaaaaagtttaatattttaaattaaaaaattattaatttaaatttcataattaaaaattagattttaatataataaatatttaactaatttaaagaaaaaacataaaatatatatatgttaacCGTATTTGGAAATACGGTAAcatattcaatttcaaaatgTTAACCGTATTTGTAATTAcggtttttttatttatttattttttattttgaaatattatttataatttttgataaatgaataatattttaatttaaaatattaaattttattttataattttttaatatgtattattatttattatgattatgaaaaaaacaaactaaaaaattaaaaaaaaaatgctcaaaattggttaaagttttcatgatttttatatatattttatttattatattattattattttattattaatattaaaaaacaatttctaattatgaattttaaataaataattttttaatttagttttcaaaattaaaaatattaaaatttaatatttttttaatattattaataaattaaaacaaaagtaaaaaaaaaaaccttaaccGGCGTTAAAAACCGGTTaagaaaattttttaattgtaatttgatCGCGGTTAAAAACTTTTCTGGCTTTAAAACTTCGACAAgggtatttttgatattttggagGTGAATGATGAATTTTGGAGGTACAGAAGGAACTACTccttcaaaaatcttcttttatcattttttttattaaaaattaattgatttttgaaaGTCGAGTTTTACACATAAAGCCAATAAGATCTTAATTGAAAGGCAGTTAAGAAAAATTCCTTAGTCagctaatttttttaatcttttttaagcttactttttggttttttatttattaataataataaaaaaaatattaaaaaaattaaaaacaaaatttaatatttttaattaaaaaagaaattaaaaaattaattatttgaatttagtaataaaaaatattattattattattttaaaaaatcaataaataaactaaaatgatttttttaaaaaaaagaaaccttaataatttataaaatattatttattaaacaaaaataaataaaatatattaaaaaattaagatacgattaacatttttttctaaatttttttattttagctttttgattattaaattaaaataaacaattttttaatttaaaatagtaaattttgtttttaatttttttagtatgttttattattattattaataaataaaagacttaaaagtaaactaaaaaaattaaaaaaggaaaactttAATCGCTTAAAAAACAGCTAGTTAAGGAATTTTTCTTAATCGATTTTGGAAAGATAGTTAGGAAATTTTTCTTATGATTTTTGAAAGTTGATTAAGGAATTTTTTTAATCGATTTTCGAAAATTACTTAAGACTTTGTCGATTTTTATTGATTAAGATTTTAACgatttttaaaatgtgtaaaaatttTAATCGAAAGTCTATtagttcttaataaaaaaaggtaaaattaaaatttaaaggtatagaaagaaaataaagagacgCTGGAAGATCACTCATTATATAAAGTTAGTAATAAAGTATTAATTAATAAGGATGTTACATATCTTACTATTTTATACTTTgtttttaaatactttaaaacAATTACATATCTTACTActtttatacttgtttttaaatatagaatTGAATGCACGTAAGAGAACTTTTTAGGAGAAAATACTAGGTATCTGGAAAAACAACTTCTCTACGTGAAGTAAACAAACTGGAGTACTGAAAAAACGATTTTCCTTTTTGTCTAGGTTGAAACtgtaagactcatgaaaaatatttataatagtaaattttagcattttatttgtaataataattttaatggatagaaaaatgtaaattttggatataaaattttagtaattCTAGAATGAgagattcaaatttttgataacttatttaggattttttttagaaaattgaatagtaaaagtgaatagtgaatagtaaatagggaatagtaaaaaaaatagtaaaaatgaatagtgccAAAGTGATAAGTAAGCCACGTTGGTGCAAGATGGATCAGAtagaatttgaattaaaataatatttttgtaatagtaaatgaatagtaaaaataaatagtaaaaaaatgaatagtaaaattttttttggctataaatagcaagGGATGGAAGGCTGAAACTTACaccaaaattatagaaaaatttgtgaaagaagagagttggagaaatttttagttgcaagggggaattctggaagttttcggaGAACTGTTTTAGAGAAGGaaattaagtctggaatagaggtaaggggagttacatttttgtttggtattattttgagtcttgtatatgttgcttttggttgatcttaaatcttgaatgtgaagtattttgtttctgtatgatttttaaattttggatgAGAAATGCTTCTGTGTTTAGATTCAAGTGTGATAGTTttaaatgtgatgttgattatgttatgccatatgtatgctattaattgtttatttctgtatttttggatggattagaagttgtctaaccggctctgccagattcaacttcttgtttccccatactttatattgttttccttattcgtttttatttttggatggattagaagttgtctaaccggctctgccagattcaacttcttgtttccccatactttatattgttttccacattcatttttattttttgaaggattagaagttgtctaaccggctctgccagattcaacttcttatttccccaaacttgttattattcttattatttaat
This genomic window contains:
- the LOC108332884 gene encoding cysteine-rich repeat secretory protein 38 yields the protein MSSSKLYTTLVLVSLSLFFHQTSFGDPLFYFCSKSGNFTANSPYETQLKTLVIKLIYKTYSTGFAMSSVGYNVNSKPYGLALCRGDVSSSECKTCVDDATEAILSRCPYNKGGIIWYDNCMFKYSDTEFFGTIDNTNIFYMWNMNPVTDPTTFNLKTIEFLSEISKKAWVNNPKLYASGEQKLENSDTLYGMAQCTRDLSSYDCKNCLADAINDFPYCCAGQKGARLVGGSCNFRYELYPFLKQ